The genomic segment TTAAGTGCCGGGTTGTGGAGCGCTGAACAATGATGCACAAAAAAAAAGTATTTGTATTCAATATTATAATAATTTTTTGTTTTTTATTTTTTGCAGATTTTGCAGGAGCAGAACGGAGTATTTCTGAAAAAGACTATATTTCTGAACAGCGTCAGAATTTTTACGGATTTGTACCAGTTGTGGGAAGCGGATATATTATCAGCAGGACAGATTCACAATGGCCTGGATCTGTTACCCTGGAAATGAGCAGGGACACCTCCCTGCTTATCAGCATTGAAGCCCAGGGCAATAATCCTGCCGGCCTGATAATGCTGGCAAGTGAAATATTGTCTCCCAGAGTTTTAAAGCAGGTATGGGCATGGGATGATTTAAGATATATCTTACGTTTCTGGACAGGAAATTATTGGACTCCAAAAGGAGAATGTGATTCTACCGGATGTCCTAAAATTCGTTTCCAGGCTGTCAGGGGAACCAGTGAAATTATTATTCTTGATAAACGGTAAATGATTAAATGAGCAGGTAAGGACGCTCAAAAGCAGGAGAAATATGATAAGCAATCTTAAAAGAATAATGTTTTATGATAAAGGCATGGAATTTTATAATAAGCAAATGTATAAGGAAGCTATTGAGATTTTAGGCAATATTATAAAAGATGATTCCACCTCCGGGGGTGTTCATATGAAACTGGCACGATTTTATTATGGACAGGCTCAATATAAAAGGGGAATTTTGCTTTTTGGTCTGGAAAATTTTTCTGAAGCAGCAGATGCTTTTGAACAGGCCATTATCTATAATCCTGAAAATTTTGATATTTATGAATATCTTGGAATTTGCTATAATAATACAGGCAAGTTTGAAAAAGCAGCCAGGGCGTTTGAAAATATTATATTAAAAGAGCCTGCTTATCTGCCTTTAAAACTTAAACTCAGCATTGCTTTTCACAATCTTAAGCTGTGGAACAAAGCTGAATCCGTATGCCGGGAAATTCTTAATATATATCCTGATTATGCCAATGTATGGTTTTACCTGGGTTTAAGCCTGCTGGGAAATGGACAGCCGGCCCAGGCTGTGTCTGCATTTGAAAAAGCCTTACAGATTAATCCTCAATATAAAGACGCTCAAATAAGGCTTGGCATGACCCATTTATACATGAAAAATTTCAAGGATGCACATTATTATATCTCTCAAGCACTGGAAAAAAACCCCGGGTATCCTGATCTGCATTATTTTATGGGAATCATTTACACAGGTTTTGAAGAATATCAAAAAGCCATAGATACTTTTGAACACGCATTAAAACTAAATCCATCATTCAGAGACGCACTATTTAAAACTGGAATTCTTTATTATAAAACAGGCAGACCCGATAAAGCTGTTGAGTTTTTTAAATATTATTGCAAACTTGAACCAGGCAATGAAAAAAATAAAGCTGTTCTTGATTTTGTAACCAGCGGCAAACCCCTTGAAAATATACTTGATGAGCCTGGATTTATTACACAGGCCATTGAACAATTTTATACACACATAAAAATCAAGCCCAATTTCAGTGAAATGATCTCCATTGTTAAAAGCTTTCCCAATGAAGACACTTCAGTTTATGAAAAACTGATACCTGTTATTTCAGAGGCCATAGAGCATGGTCCTCAATATCCTGATATTTATTGCAGTCTTGGAGCATTGTATTATAAATTAAAACAATTTAAAAAAGCTGAAGCTGAATTTGCAAAATCAATTGACATTAATCCCCAGTATATCCAGGGCCGGATATATTATTGCAAAGCCCTTGAAAAGCAGGAAAAATTTCAGCAGGCTCTTGAACAGGGCCGGTTTCTTTTTGATAAAAACATACCATATCCTGATTTTTATTGTACTATGGGCAAGGTATATTTTTCATTAAACATGTTTGAACAGGCTGAAGATATTATAAAAAAAGCCCTGAAAAAAATCCTGGTTATGCTGAAGCCCGCCTTGTTCTTGCAAAAATACTTAATCATTACGGAAATACTGATATGGCTGCCAAAGAGCTGCAAAAATGCCTGGCATCTTCTCCTGAAGCATCGGTTGAAAGAGAAGCTGAAAAAACTCTTTTGCGCATTAAAAATTTAATACCATAACCTGAATACAGGAACAGGAAACATTGTTAATGGGAAATAATGATTATAAAATTAAAACTGCTGAGAATTTAATTAAATATTTTGATATTATCCTGTTTTTGTTTTTATTTATTTTTGTCGGCGAATATTTTGTTTCAGGAAAATTATTTAATATTTCAGGTTTTATCAGCCTGCAATTTTCCATATGGGATATTTCAAAATTCCTCATTCTTATTTTTATCTGGAATCGTATTTTTTCCTTTATGCGCATGTACCAGTTTAAAATTACTGGTGATGAAAAAGTTTATGAATACCTGATTAGAATTATTACAGCCTGTTCTATTGGCACAGCTTCAATATGTTTTACTGCATATATAATGGGAAATCCCCATATTTCCATCACCTTTTATTTAATTTTCTGGGCAGAAATTTTAACTGTATTTATTATTTACAGGATTGCATTTTTTGAGATTGCCCGTATTTTGCACATCAGGCGGCCAAGACAGCTTCATGCTGTGATTGTAGGCTTGAACATCCGTTCAATAGAGCTTGCAGACAGTTTAAACAAGACTGGAACAGGATACAAATTTATTGGTTTTGTTGATGATATGCCGGAAGACGAGAATGATGAAGAAATACAAAAAGCGATTCCAATGGTTTGTTCCCTGAGTGAATTTGAAGATTATATCTCCAATTTCCCGATGGATGAAGTGTTTTTAACACTTCCTCTTAGAAGTTATTATGATGAAATTTCAAGGATTATAAAAATATGTACAACCCAGGGAATAAAAACCCGTCTTGTAAATGATTTATTTGATTTTCATCTGGCAGTCCCCCAGTATGTAAAAGATGATCTTCCAGAGTTTTTTATTGATTATGATGTTCTCAACCGTTCTGCACTTCAGCATGATTTAAAAAGAATTTTTGATATTCTTGTTTCTTTCACAGGTTTGCTGGTGCTGACCCCTGTGTTTGCAG from the Desulfonema limicola genome contains:
- a CDS encoding tetratricopeptide repeat protein, with the translated sequence MISNLKRIMFYDKGMEFYNKQMYKEAIEILGNIIKDDSTSGGVHMKLARFYYGQAQYKRGILLFGLENFSEAADAFEQAIIYNPENFDIYEYLGICYNNTGKFEKAARAFENIILKEPAYLPLKLKLSIAFHNLKLWNKAESVCREILNIYPDYANVWFYLGLSLLGNGQPAQAVSAFEKALQINPQYKDAQIRLGMTHLYMKNFKDAHYYISQALEKNPGYPDLHYFMGIIYTGFEEYQKAIDTFEHALKLNPSFRDALFKTGILYYKTGRPDKAVEFFKYYCKLEPGNEKNKAVLDFVTSGKPLENILDEPGFITQAIEQFYTHIKIKPNFSEMISIVKSFPNEDTSVYEKLIPVISEAIEHGPQYPDIYCSLGALYYKLKQFKKAEAEFAKSIDINPQYIQGRIYYCKALEKQEKFQQALEQGRFLFDKNIPYPDFYCTMGKVYFSLNMFEQAEDIIKKALKKILVMLKPALFLQKYLIITEILIWLPKSCKNAWHLLLKHRLKEKLKKLFCALKI
- a CDS encoding sugar transferase; the protein is MGNNDYKIKTAENLIKYFDIILFLFLFIFVGEYFVSGKLFNISGFISLQFSIWDISKFLILIFIWNRIFSFMRMYQFKITGDEKVYEYLIRIITACSIGTASICFTAYIMGNPHISITFYLIFWAEILTVFIIYRIAFFEIARILHIRRPRQLHAVIVGLNIRSIELADSLNKTGTGYKFIGFVDDMPEDENDEEIQKAIPMVCSLSEFEDYISNFPMDEVFLTLPLRSYYDEISRIIKICTTQGIKTRLVNDLFDFHLAVPQYVKDDLPEFFIDYDVLNRSALQHDLKRIFDILVSFTGLLVLTPVFAAVALAIAVQDGFPVIYIQKRIGLNKRRFDMFKFRSMVRNADQLQAELEALNEVQGAAFKITDDPRITKLGKFLRKSSLDEIPQFLNVLQGTMSIVGPRPLPIRDFERFYKDTHRRRFSVKPGITGLWQVSGRSETEFEEWMALDLQYIDNWNLWFDFKIFLKTIHVVLAGKGAK